From the Scophthalmus maximus strain ysfricsl-2021 chromosome 11, ASM2237912v1, whole genome shotgun sequence genome, one window contains:
- the wdr74 gene encoding WD repeat-containing protein 74, translating to MGDRSRLCSVWLGSETGILKGVSVSRKQAFNFCNTSHLSRDQEVRALCWGDAAESELLVGAVDGTVKTFSTEKGEFTESRRCGEPDDGCFAGLAALGGGGGGALVTCGERGALRVWREDGGAPVAQLDAGRSVSRMRRSPVRPSTVAAGGKENALKIWDLEKPETPVFTAKNLRDDWLALRRPHWVRDLAFIPDSDKVVTCTGFHQVHVYDPSSPQRRPVLEAEYGEYPLTALSLPADGNTVVVGNTHGEIALLDLRKGLVRGCLKGLAGGVRWLQCHPTQPVVASCGLDRFLRVHGLEDRKLQHKVYLKSRLNCLLLASRDLEDGAGRAGAEGESEEVKEEEDEVWDTMEQVGEVEKRRKATEEEEEEEEEPQKKKSKKKRKKGQD from the exons ATGGGGGACCGCAGCCGGCTGTGCTCCGTGTGGCTCGGCTCGGAGACCGGGATCCTGAAGGGGGTCAGCGTGTCCCGGAAACAGGCCTTCAACTTCTGCAACACCAGCCACCTGAGCCGCGACCAGGAGGTGCGCGCGCTGTGCTGGGGCGACGCGGCGGAGAGCGAGCTGCTGGTGGGCGCGGTGGACGGCACCGTGAAGACCTTCAGCACCGAGAAGGGCGAGTTCACCGAGAGCCGGCGCTGCGGGGAGCCGGACGACGGCTGCTTCGCGGGGCTGGCGgcgctcggcggcggcggcggcggcgcgctcGTCACCTGCGGGGAGCGCGGCGCGCTGCGCGTCTGGCGCGAGGACGGCGGCGCGCCCGTCGCCCAGCTGGACGCCGGAAGGAGCGTGAGCAGGATGCGACGCAGCCCGGTGCGGCCCAGCACCGTCGCCGCCGGGGGGAAGGAGAACGCGCTGAAGATCTGGGACCTGGAGAAACCCGAGACCCCCGTGTTCACCGCGAAGAACCTGCGGGACGACTGGCTCGCCCTGCGGCGGCCGCACTGGGTCCGGGACCTGGCCTTCATCCCGGACTCGGACAAGGTGGTGACCTGCACCGGCTTCCACCAG GTCCACGTCTACGACCCGTCCTCCCCTCAGCGCCGCCCCGTCCTGGAGGCCGAGTACGGCGAGTACCCGCTCACCGCTCTGTCCCTGCCCGCCGACGGCAACACAGTGGTGGTGGGAAACACCCACGGCGAGATCGCCCTGCTGGACCTGAGGAAAGGTCTGGTGCGCGGCTGCCTGAAGGGGCTGGCGGGGGGCGTACGCTGGCTGCAGTGTCACCCCACGCAGCCGGTGGTGGCGTCCTGCGGCCTGGACCGCTTCCTGCGCGTCCACGGCCTGGAGGACCGCAAGCTGCAGCACAAGGTCTACCTCAAGTCCCGACTCAACTGCCTCCTGCTGGCCAGCCGGGACCTGGAGGACGGGGCGGGGCGGGCGGGGGCGGAGGGGGAGAgcgaggaggtgaaggaggaggaggacgaggtgtgGGACACGATGGAGCaggtgggggaggtggagaagaggaggaaagccacagaggaggaagaggaggaggaggaggagccacagaagaagaagagcaagaagaagaggaagaaagggcAGGACTGA
- the LOC118297128 gene encoding protein IWS1 homolog isoform X1, which translates to MDGEEDDFMSASRSDDGGGTPVQDEHAASDGEDVRSDGHDSEDEGSHDDAPRPMETGGAASGSDNEERRAADSDSEGEAPGGHDDHDNKSDSEAEAPRPADSDDDSPVKRRTSGSDNEDLSPVKQRASDNEEGERLSAPKRRGSSSDLEEEGGKGGDRPTAAADSDSENEDAKPAASKRSNADSDSDTETLARRKAPQIDSEEEEGVGGKPQGEEEGGGGKWKAVMQSDSEEEEGGRRKTAAGSDGEQQEEAQRDESNEDNKPVKRKKAILSDSDDEEKEDKPVKRSRAVSDDEENSDSDGGSVGPDKSLAAKLRELGSDSSEDEGAKEAAGDKDEKALFGSDSESGDEEEKMIADIFGESGDEEGEEFTGFNQEELEGDKLQNKETQQLQDESDSDEGVDRSGQDTSFMSDFDIMLARRKAMNSKKRRHRDGGTFISDADDVVSAMITKMTEAAEEDRTLNSQKKPALKKLTLLPHVVMHLKKQDLKETFIDSGVMSAIKEWISPLPDKSLPALRIREELLRILQELPSVSQETLKHSGIGRSVMFLYKHPKESRSNKDLALKLINEWSRPIFGLTSNYKGMTREERQQRDLDQQMPQRRRLSRPQTVERAEEPDVFSPPSSSGGQTPRRDLEKQLTGEEKALRPGDPGFCARARVPLPSNKDYVVRPKWNVEGDNSRGPMKKGMSRVDKQMRRFADIRRLTKTGHAVKISVEGNRMPL; encoded by the exons ATGGACGGAGAAGAGGACGACTTCATGTCCGCGAGCCGCTCCg ACGACGGTGGCGGCACTCCGGTTCAGGACGAGCACGCGGCGTCGGACGGCGAGGACGTGAGGAGCGACGGGCACgactctgag GACGAGGGTAGCCATGATGATGCCCCCCGCCCCATGGAGACCGGGGGGGCAGCCAGTGGCTCCGACAACGAGGAGCGCAGAGCGGCCGACAGCGACTCAGAGGGCGAGGCTCCCGGGGGCCACGACGACCACGACAACAAGAGCGACTCGGAGGCGGAGGCCCCTCGTCCCGCCGACAGCGACGACGACTCGCCAGTGAAACGCAGGACAAGCGGATCAGACAACGAGGATTTGTCGCCGGTTAAACAAAGAGCATCAGACaacgaggagggggagaggttGTCTGCCCCCAAACGCAGAGGGAGCAGCTCGgacttggaggaggaggggggaaaagggggggacCGGCCCACAGCGGCCGCAGACAGCGACTCGGAGAACGAGGACGCCAAACCTGCGGCGTCCAAACGGTCCAACGCCGACAGTGACTCTGACACAGAGACGCTCGCCAGACGCAAGGCGCCACAGATagactctgaggaggaggagggggtgggggggaaacctcagggggaggaagagggaggaggagggaagtggaaAGCTGTGATGCAGTctgacagtgaggaggaggagggaggaaggaggaagactgcagcaggaagtgatggagagcAACAGGAAGAGGCGCAGAGAGACGAGAGCAACGAGGACAACAAGCCAG tgaagaggaagaaggccATCCTGTCGGACAGTGAcgatgaggagaaggaagatAAACCAG TGAAGAGGAGTCGGGCGGTGTCGGATGACGAGGAGAACTCGGACAGCGATGGCGGGTCGGTCGGTCCCGACAAAAGTCTGGCGGCGAAACTGAGGGAACTCGGCTCGGACAGCAGCGAGGATGAGGGCGCCAAGGAGGCGGCGGGCGACAAGGACGAGAAGGCGCTGTTCGGCAGCGATAGCGAgtctggagatgaggagga aaagatgaTCGCGGACATCTTCGGAGAgtctggagacgaggagggggaggagttcACC GGCTTcaaccaggaggagctggagggcgACAAGCTGCAGAACAAGGAgacgcagcagctgcaggacgagTCCGACTCGGACGAGGGCGTCGACCGCAGCGGACAAGA caccaGCTTCATGTCTGATTTTGACATCATGCTCGCCCGGAGGAAAGCCATGAACAGCAAGAAGCGGAGACACCGCGACGGGGGAACGTTCATCAGCGACGCCGACGACGTGGTCAGCGCCATGATCACCAAGATGACCGAGGCTGCAGAG GAGGATCGTACCCTGAACAGTCAGAAGAAACCAGCGCTGAAGAAACTCACCCTGCTGCCGCACGTCGTCATGCACCTGAAGAA ACAGGACTTGAAGGAGACGTTCATCGACAGCGGCGTGATGTCGGCCATTAAAGAGTGGATCAGTCCTCTTCCAGACAAATCCCTTCCGGCTCTCAGGATCCGAGAGGAGCTACTGAGGAtcctgcaggag CTGCCCAGCGTCAGTCAGGAGACGCTGAAGCACAGCGGCATCGGTCGCTCCGTCATGTTCCTCTACAAACATCCCAAAGAGTCTCGCTCCAACAAAGACCTCGCACTCAAACTCATCA ACGAGTGGTCGCGGCCGATCTTCGGTTTGACGTCCAACTACAAGGGAATGACTAGGGAGGAGCGTCAGCAGAGAGATCTGGACCAGCAGATGCCTCAGAGACGACGACTGAG tcgGCCTCAGACGGTGGAGAGGGCGGAGGAGCCTGACGTCTTCTCTCCACCGAGCAG CTCCGGAGGTCAGACGCCTCGGAGAGACCTGGAGAAGCAGCTCACCGGAGAGGAAAA AGCCTTGCGACCCGGTGACCCCGGGTTCTGTGCCCGGGCTCGGGTCCCGCTGCCCTCCAACAAGGACTACGTGGTCAGACCCAAGTGGAACGTGGAGGGAGACAACAGCAGG GGTCCGATGAAGAAGGGGATGTCCCGAGTCGACAAACAGATGCGTAGATTCGCCGACATCCGCCGCCTGACGAAAACGGGTCACGCTGTTAAAATTAGCGTAGAAGGAAACCGGATGCCTCTCTGA
- the LOC118297128 gene encoding protein IWS1 homolog isoform X2, with protein sequence MDGEEDDFMSASRSDDGGGTPVQDEHAASDGEDVRSDGHDSEDEGSHDDAPRPMETGGAASGSDNEERRAADSDSEGEAPGGHDDHDNKSDSEAEAPRPADSDDDSPVKRRTSGSDNEDLSPVKQRASDNEEGERLSAPKRRGSSSDLEEEGGKGGDRPTAAADSDSENEDAKPAASKRSNADSDSDTETLARRKAPQIDSEEEEGVGGKPQGEEEGGGGKWKAVMQSDSEEEEGGRRKTAAGSDGEQQEEAQRDESNEDNKPVKRKKAILSDSDDEEKEDKPVKRSRAVSDDEENSDSDGGSVGPDKSLAAKLRELGSDSSEDEGAKEAAGDKDEKALFGSDSESGDEEEKMIADIFGESGDEEGEEFTGFNQEELEGDKLQNKETQQLQDESDSDEGVDRSGQDTSFMSDFDIMLARRKAMNSKKRRHRDGGTFISDADDVVSAMITKMTEAAEEDRTLNSQKKPALKKLTLLPHVVMHLKKQDLKETFIDSGVMSAIKEWISPLPDKSLPALRIREELLRILQELPSVSQETLKHSGIGRSVMFLYKHPKESRSNKDLALKLINEWSRPIFGLTSNYKGMTREERQQRDLDQQMPQRRRLSRPQTVERAEEPDVFSPPSSSGGQTPRRDLEKQLTGEEKALRPGDPGFCARARVPLPSNKDYVVRPKWNVEGDNSRSGYKKGVGLLEKHKRRFAEERKLRRPQGAVKISVEGNRMPL encoded by the exons ATGGACGGAGAAGAGGACGACTTCATGTCCGCGAGCCGCTCCg ACGACGGTGGCGGCACTCCGGTTCAGGACGAGCACGCGGCGTCGGACGGCGAGGACGTGAGGAGCGACGGGCACgactctgag GACGAGGGTAGCCATGATGATGCCCCCCGCCCCATGGAGACCGGGGGGGCAGCCAGTGGCTCCGACAACGAGGAGCGCAGAGCGGCCGACAGCGACTCAGAGGGCGAGGCTCCCGGGGGCCACGACGACCACGACAACAAGAGCGACTCGGAGGCGGAGGCCCCTCGTCCCGCCGACAGCGACGACGACTCGCCAGTGAAACGCAGGACAAGCGGATCAGACAACGAGGATTTGTCGCCGGTTAAACAAAGAGCATCAGACaacgaggagggggagaggttGTCTGCCCCCAAACGCAGAGGGAGCAGCTCGgacttggaggaggaggggggaaaagggggggacCGGCCCACAGCGGCCGCAGACAGCGACTCGGAGAACGAGGACGCCAAACCTGCGGCGTCCAAACGGTCCAACGCCGACAGTGACTCTGACACAGAGACGCTCGCCAGACGCAAGGCGCCACAGATagactctgaggaggaggagggggtgggggggaaacctcagggggaggaagagggaggaggagggaagtggaaAGCTGTGATGCAGTctgacagtgaggaggaggagggaggaaggaggaagactgcagcaggaagtgatggagagcAACAGGAAGAGGCGCAGAGAGACGAGAGCAACGAGGACAACAAGCCAG tgaagaggaagaaggccATCCTGTCGGACAGTGAcgatgaggagaaggaagatAAACCAG TGAAGAGGAGTCGGGCGGTGTCGGATGACGAGGAGAACTCGGACAGCGATGGCGGGTCGGTCGGTCCCGACAAAAGTCTGGCGGCGAAACTGAGGGAACTCGGCTCGGACAGCAGCGAGGATGAGGGCGCCAAGGAGGCGGCGGGCGACAAGGACGAGAAGGCGCTGTTCGGCAGCGATAGCGAgtctggagatgaggagga aaagatgaTCGCGGACATCTTCGGAGAgtctggagacgaggagggggaggagttcACC GGCTTcaaccaggaggagctggagggcgACAAGCTGCAGAACAAGGAgacgcagcagctgcaggacgagTCCGACTCGGACGAGGGCGTCGACCGCAGCGGACAAGA caccaGCTTCATGTCTGATTTTGACATCATGCTCGCCCGGAGGAAAGCCATGAACAGCAAGAAGCGGAGACACCGCGACGGGGGAACGTTCATCAGCGACGCCGACGACGTGGTCAGCGCCATGATCACCAAGATGACCGAGGCTGCAGAG GAGGATCGTACCCTGAACAGTCAGAAGAAACCAGCGCTGAAGAAACTCACCCTGCTGCCGCACGTCGTCATGCACCTGAAGAA ACAGGACTTGAAGGAGACGTTCATCGACAGCGGCGTGATGTCGGCCATTAAAGAGTGGATCAGTCCTCTTCCAGACAAATCCCTTCCGGCTCTCAGGATCCGAGAGGAGCTACTGAGGAtcctgcaggag CTGCCCAGCGTCAGTCAGGAGACGCTGAAGCACAGCGGCATCGGTCGCTCCGTCATGTTCCTCTACAAACATCCCAAAGAGTCTCGCTCCAACAAAGACCTCGCACTCAAACTCATCA ACGAGTGGTCGCGGCCGATCTTCGGTTTGACGTCCAACTACAAGGGAATGACTAGGGAGGAGCGTCAGCAGAGAGATCTGGACCAGCAGATGCCTCAGAGACGACGACTGAG tcgGCCTCAGACGGTGGAGAGGGCGGAGGAGCCTGACGTCTTCTCTCCACCGAGCAG CTCCGGAGGTCAGACGCCTCGGAGAGACCTGGAGAAGCAGCTCACCGGAGAGGAAAA AGCCTTGCGACCCGGTGACCCCGGGTTCTGTGCCCGGGCTCGGGTCCCGCTGCCCTCCAACAAGGACTACGTGGTCAGACCCAAGTGGAACGTGGAGGGAGACAACAGCAGG AGCGGCTATAAGAAAGGCGTCGGCCTGCTGGAGAAGCACAAGCGCCGCTTCGCCGAGGAGAGGAAGCTGCGTCGTCCACAGGGGGCGGTGAAGATCAGCGTAGAGGGCAACAGAATGCCCCTGTAG
- the LOC118297128 gene encoding protein IWS1 homolog isoform X3, giving the protein MDGEEDDFMSASRSDDGGGTPVQDEHAASDGEDVRSDGHDSEDEGSHDDAPRPMETGGAASGSDNEERRAADSDSEGEAPGGHDDHDNKSDSEAEAPRPADSDDDSPVKRRTSGSDNEDLSPVKQRASDNEEGERLSAPKRRGSSSDLEEEGGKGGDRPTAAADSDSENEDAKPAASKRSNADSDSDTETLARRKAPQIDSEEEEGVGGKPQGEEEGGGGKWKAVMQSDSEEEEGGRRKTAAGSDGEQQEEAQRDESNEDNKPVKRKKAILSDSDDEEKEDKPVKRSRAVSDDEENSDSDGGSVGPDKSLAAKLRELGSDSSEDEGAKEAAGDKDEKALFGSDSESGDEEEKMIADIFGESGDEEGEEFTGFNQEELEGDKLQNKETQQLQDESDSDEGVDRSGQDTSFMSDFDIMLARRKAMNSKKRRHRDGGTFISDADDVVSAMITKMTEAAEEDRTLNSQKKPALKKLTLLPHVVMHLKKQDLKETFIDSGVMSAIKEWISPLPDKSLPALRIREELLRILQELPSVSQETLKHSGIGRSVMFLYKHPKESRSNKDLALKLINEWSRPIFGLTSNYKGMTREERQQRDLDQQMPQRRRLSSGGQTPRRDLEKQLTGEEKALRPGDPGFCARARVPLPSNKDYVVRPKWNVEGDNSRGPMKKGMSRVDKQMRRFADIRRLTKTGHAVKISVEGNRMPL; this is encoded by the exons ATGGACGGAGAAGAGGACGACTTCATGTCCGCGAGCCGCTCCg ACGACGGTGGCGGCACTCCGGTTCAGGACGAGCACGCGGCGTCGGACGGCGAGGACGTGAGGAGCGACGGGCACgactctgag GACGAGGGTAGCCATGATGATGCCCCCCGCCCCATGGAGACCGGGGGGGCAGCCAGTGGCTCCGACAACGAGGAGCGCAGAGCGGCCGACAGCGACTCAGAGGGCGAGGCTCCCGGGGGCCACGACGACCACGACAACAAGAGCGACTCGGAGGCGGAGGCCCCTCGTCCCGCCGACAGCGACGACGACTCGCCAGTGAAACGCAGGACAAGCGGATCAGACAACGAGGATTTGTCGCCGGTTAAACAAAGAGCATCAGACaacgaggagggggagaggttGTCTGCCCCCAAACGCAGAGGGAGCAGCTCGgacttggaggaggaggggggaaaagggggggacCGGCCCACAGCGGCCGCAGACAGCGACTCGGAGAACGAGGACGCCAAACCTGCGGCGTCCAAACGGTCCAACGCCGACAGTGACTCTGACACAGAGACGCTCGCCAGACGCAAGGCGCCACAGATagactctgaggaggaggagggggtgggggggaaacctcagggggaggaagagggaggaggagggaagtggaaAGCTGTGATGCAGTctgacagtgaggaggaggagggaggaaggaggaagactgcagcaggaagtgatggagagcAACAGGAAGAGGCGCAGAGAGACGAGAGCAACGAGGACAACAAGCCAG tgaagaggaagaaggccATCCTGTCGGACAGTGAcgatgaggagaaggaagatAAACCAG TGAAGAGGAGTCGGGCGGTGTCGGATGACGAGGAGAACTCGGACAGCGATGGCGGGTCGGTCGGTCCCGACAAAAGTCTGGCGGCGAAACTGAGGGAACTCGGCTCGGACAGCAGCGAGGATGAGGGCGCCAAGGAGGCGGCGGGCGACAAGGACGAGAAGGCGCTGTTCGGCAGCGATAGCGAgtctggagatgaggagga aaagatgaTCGCGGACATCTTCGGAGAgtctggagacgaggagggggaggagttcACC GGCTTcaaccaggaggagctggagggcgACAAGCTGCAGAACAAGGAgacgcagcagctgcaggacgagTCCGACTCGGACGAGGGCGTCGACCGCAGCGGACAAGA caccaGCTTCATGTCTGATTTTGACATCATGCTCGCCCGGAGGAAAGCCATGAACAGCAAGAAGCGGAGACACCGCGACGGGGGAACGTTCATCAGCGACGCCGACGACGTGGTCAGCGCCATGATCACCAAGATGACCGAGGCTGCAGAG GAGGATCGTACCCTGAACAGTCAGAAGAAACCAGCGCTGAAGAAACTCACCCTGCTGCCGCACGTCGTCATGCACCTGAAGAA ACAGGACTTGAAGGAGACGTTCATCGACAGCGGCGTGATGTCGGCCATTAAAGAGTGGATCAGTCCTCTTCCAGACAAATCCCTTCCGGCTCTCAGGATCCGAGAGGAGCTACTGAGGAtcctgcaggag CTGCCCAGCGTCAGTCAGGAGACGCTGAAGCACAGCGGCATCGGTCGCTCCGTCATGTTCCTCTACAAACATCCCAAAGAGTCTCGCTCCAACAAAGACCTCGCACTCAAACTCATCA ACGAGTGGTCGCGGCCGATCTTCGGTTTGACGTCCAACTACAAGGGAATGACTAGGGAGGAGCGTCAGCAGAGAGATCTGGACCAGCAGATGCCTCAGAGACGACGACTGAG CTCCGGAGGTCAGACGCCTCGGAGAGACCTGGAGAAGCAGCTCACCGGAGAGGAAAA AGCCTTGCGACCCGGTGACCCCGGGTTCTGTGCCCGGGCTCGGGTCCCGCTGCCCTCCAACAAGGACTACGTGGTCAGACCCAAGTGGAACGTGGAGGGAGACAACAGCAGG GGTCCGATGAAGAAGGGGATGTCCCGAGTCGACAAACAGATGCGTAGATTCGCCGACATCCGCCGCCTGACGAAAACGGGTCACGCTGTTAAAATTAGCGTAGAAGGAAACCGGATGCCTCTCTGA
- the LOC118297128 gene encoding protein IWS1 homolog isoform X4 — protein sequence METGGAASGSDNEERRAADSDSEGEAPGGHDDHDNKSDSEAEAPRPADSDDDSPVKRRTSGSDNEDLSPVKQRASDNEEGERLSAPKRRGSSSDLEEEGGKGGDRPTAAADSDSENEDAKPAASKRSNADSDSDTETLARRKAPQIDSEEEEGVGGKPQGEEEGGGGKWKAVMQSDSEEEEGGRRKTAAGSDGEQQEEAQRDESNEDNKPVKRKKAILSDSDDEEKEDKPVKRSRAVSDDEENSDSDGGSVGPDKSLAAKLRELGSDSSEDEGAKEAAGDKDEKALFGSDSESGDEEEKMIADIFGESGDEEGEEFTGFNQEELEGDKLQNKETQQLQDESDSDEGVDRSGQDTSFMSDFDIMLARRKAMNSKKRRHRDGGTFISDADDVVSAMITKMTEAAEEDRTLNSQKKPALKKLTLLPHVVMHLKKQDLKETFIDSGVMSAIKEWISPLPDKSLPALRIREELLRILQELPSVSQETLKHSGIGRSVMFLYKHPKESRSNKDLALKLINEWSRPIFGLTSNYKGMTREERQQRDLDQQMPQRRRLSRPQTVERAEEPDVFSPPSSSGGQTPRRDLEKQLTGEEKALRPGDPGFCARARVPLPSNKDYVVRPKWNVEGDNSRGPMKKGMSRVDKQMRRFADIRRLTKTGHAVKISVEGNRMPL from the exons ATGGAGACCGGGGGGGCAGCCAGTGGCTCCGACAACGAGGAGCGCAGAGCGGCCGACAGCGACTCAGAGGGCGAGGCTCCCGGGGGCCACGACGACCACGACAACAAGAGCGACTCGGAGGCGGAGGCCCCTCGTCCCGCCGACAGCGACGACGACTCGCCAGTGAAACGCAGGACAAGCGGATCAGACAACGAGGATTTGTCGCCGGTTAAACAAAGAGCATCAGACaacgaggagggggagaggttGTCTGCCCCCAAACGCAGAGGGAGCAGCTCGgacttggaggaggaggggggaaaagggggggacCGGCCCACAGCGGCCGCAGACAGCGACTCGGAGAACGAGGACGCCAAACCTGCGGCGTCCAAACGGTCCAACGCCGACAGTGACTCTGACACAGAGACGCTCGCCAGACGCAAGGCGCCACAGATagactctgaggaggaggagggggtgggggggaaacctcagggggaggaagagggaggaggagggaagtggaaAGCTGTGATGCAGTctgacagtgaggaggaggagggaggaaggaggaagactgcagcaggaagtgatggagagcAACAGGAAGAGGCGCAGAGAGACGAGAGCAACGAGGACAACAAGCCAG tgaagaggaagaaggccATCCTGTCGGACAGTGAcgatgaggagaaggaagatAAACCAG TGAAGAGGAGTCGGGCGGTGTCGGATGACGAGGAGAACTCGGACAGCGATGGCGGGTCGGTCGGTCCCGACAAAAGTCTGGCGGCGAAACTGAGGGAACTCGGCTCGGACAGCAGCGAGGATGAGGGCGCCAAGGAGGCGGCGGGCGACAAGGACGAGAAGGCGCTGTTCGGCAGCGATAGCGAgtctggagatgaggagga aaagatgaTCGCGGACATCTTCGGAGAgtctggagacgaggagggggaggagttcACC GGCTTcaaccaggaggagctggagggcgACAAGCTGCAGAACAAGGAgacgcagcagctgcaggacgagTCCGACTCGGACGAGGGCGTCGACCGCAGCGGACAAGA caccaGCTTCATGTCTGATTTTGACATCATGCTCGCCCGGAGGAAAGCCATGAACAGCAAGAAGCGGAGACACCGCGACGGGGGAACGTTCATCAGCGACGCCGACGACGTGGTCAGCGCCATGATCACCAAGATGACCGAGGCTGCAGAG GAGGATCGTACCCTGAACAGTCAGAAGAAACCAGCGCTGAAGAAACTCACCCTGCTGCCGCACGTCGTCATGCACCTGAAGAA ACAGGACTTGAAGGAGACGTTCATCGACAGCGGCGTGATGTCGGCCATTAAAGAGTGGATCAGTCCTCTTCCAGACAAATCCCTTCCGGCTCTCAGGATCCGAGAGGAGCTACTGAGGAtcctgcaggag CTGCCCAGCGTCAGTCAGGAGACGCTGAAGCACAGCGGCATCGGTCGCTCCGTCATGTTCCTCTACAAACATCCCAAAGAGTCTCGCTCCAACAAAGACCTCGCACTCAAACTCATCA ACGAGTGGTCGCGGCCGATCTTCGGTTTGACGTCCAACTACAAGGGAATGACTAGGGAGGAGCGTCAGCAGAGAGATCTGGACCAGCAGATGCCTCAGAGACGACGACTGAG tcgGCCTCAGACGGTGGAGAGGGCGGAGGAGCCTGACGTCTTCTCTCCACCGAGCAG CTCCGGAGGTCAGACGCCTCGGAGAGACCTGGAGAAGCAGCTCACCGGAGAGGAAAA AGCCTTGCGACCCGGTGACCCCGGGTTCTGTGCCCGGGCTCGGGTCCCGCTGCCCTCCAACAAGGACTACGTGGTCAGACCCAAGTGGAACGTGGAGGGAGACAACAGCAGG GGTCCGATGAAGAAGGGGATGTCCCGAGTCGACAAACAGATGCGTAGATTCGCCGACATCCGCCGCCTGACGAAAACGGGTCACGCTGTTAAAATTAGCGTAGAAGGAAACCGGATGCCTCTCTGA